Proteins from a single region of Phycisphaeraceae bacterium D3-23:
- a CDS encoding transglutaminase-like domain-containing protein, whose translation MTTIQMLRRACLSLLAIVLAASPLPVFAAQPAAPPALAQQVADLAYDQWYLDTVDGQPSGYTHEWLTIHDDGTIETGYESRRVETHGGELMVSDNKTVWLETAELEPISVTSESSAGTEVVRQTYTFTADGVELVSEQAGRTSARTLPAVEGDWLTPTGVELLWKEKAAAGEDAFDLATWDPEFGARPIVLSYTREDTELVELPSGASVDVTRWKVNYSVLPGIDLYELYDDAGVMQQQRVTFSGLEMASFLRDASVATLEFDPPEMAQMSTVRPDQPIERPTRVRRAVFDLKFSEHAPEDLLPPTTMHQRAERLEDGTIRLTVDMTEENPLAEQDTPGTDASYMETSIMIDHSDEEVQKLAQRVRERVGGAVDDLRYARSARRFVTRYMTGINLATGDATASEVARTRSGDCTECSVLLAAILRAQGIPSRCVTGLAYADTEFAGQSDVFVYHMWTQAWIEDESEQGGRWVDLDSAMYRYTATHITLGTSAMDDANAGAEMIQMVPMMDGLEIGVVEIER comes from the coding sequence ATCCAGATGCTTCGCCGTGCCTGCCTGTCCCTGCTGGCCATCGTCCTCGCCGCGTCGCCGCTGCCCGTGTTCGCGGCGCAGCCCGCGGCGCCACCCGCCCTGGCGCAGCAGGTCGCCGACCTCGCCTACGACCAGTGGTACCTCGACACCGTCGACGGCCAGCCCAGCGGGTACACGCACGAGTGGCTCACCATCCACGACGACGGCACGATCGAGACCGGCTACGAATCCCGCCGGGTCGAGACGCACGGCGGGGAGCTGATGGTTAGCGACAACAAGACCGTCTGGCTCGAGACCGCCGAGCTCGAGCCGATCTCGGTCACCAGCGAGAGCTCGGCCGGGACCGAGGTGGTCCGCCAGACGTACACGTTCACCGCCGACGGCGTGGAACTGGTCAGCGAGCAGGCGGGCCGAACCTCCGCGCGCACGCTGCCCGCAGTGGAGGGCGACTGGCTGACACCGACCGGGGTCGAGCTGCTCTGGAAAGAGAAGGCCGCGGCTGGGGAAGATGCGTTCGACCTGGCGACGTGGGACCCCGAGTTCGGGGCCCGGCCGATCGTCCTGTCCTACACGCGCGAAGACACGGAGCTGGTCGAGTTGCCTTCGGGGGCGTCGGTCGATGTGACGCGTTGGAAGGTGAACTACTCGGTGCTGCCGGGGATCGACCTGTATGAGCTCTACGATGATGCGGGCGTGATGCAGCAGCAGCGCGTGACGTTCAGCGGGCTGGAGATGGCGTCGTTCCTGCGCGACGCATCGGTGGCGACGCTTGAGTTCGACCCGCCCGAGATGGCGCAGATGTCGACGGTCCGGCCCGACCAGCCGATCGAGCGGCCGACCCGTGTCCGCCGCGCGGTGTTCGACCTGAAGTTCAGCGAGCACGCGCCCGAGGACCTGCTCCCGCCGACGACGATGCACCAGCGGGCCGAGCGCCTGGAGGACGGCACGATTCGGCTGACCGTCGATATGACCGAAGAAAACCCCTTGGCCGAGCAAGATACGCCCGGCACGGATGCGTCGTATATGGAGACGTCGATCATGATCGACCACTCCGACGAGGAGGTGCAGAAGCTGGCCCAGCGGGTGCGCGAGCGCGTCGGCGGCGCGGTCGACGACCTGCGTTATGCGCGCTCGGCCCGGCGGTTTGTGACACGCTATATGACCGGCATCAACCTCGCGACGGGCGACGCCACCGCGAGCGAGGTCGCGCGCACCCGCAGCGGCGACTGCACCGAGTGTTCGGTCCTGCTCGCCGCGATCCTGCGGGCCCAGGGCATCCCCAGCCGGTGCGTGACGGGGCTGGCCTATGCCGACACCGAGTTTGCGGGGCAGTCCGATGTGTTCGTCTACCACATGTGGACCCAGGCGTGGATCGAAGACGAAAGCGAACAGGGCGGACGCTGGGTCGACCTCGACTCGGCGATGTACCGGTACACCGCGACGCACATCACGCTGGGCACCAGCGCGAT